A stretch of the Gossypium hirsutum isolate 1008001.06 chromosome D07, Gossypium_hirsutum_v2.1, whole genome shotgun sequence genome encodes the following:
- the LOC107932248 gene encoding protein trichome birefringence-like 16 isoform X2 has translation MRLRMKGTPYKMRWRAKELSLALIILVCTTIFILTWDRSPTLTSTLPSKNQLQLSPEYRDKTVPVDPKTHVKEDISTLTRGEAVNNKEGQHVDKTHSTNTDKSSSDFEEVTIQKKAAKHKHSPKREETNVIESGSDSKLIAETNNVILRGNTSEQEEKSVDHQACDYRKGKWVIDDRRPLYSGHGCKQWLASMWACRMMQRQDFAFEKLRWQPKDCEMEEFEGSKFLKRMKDKTLAFVGDSLGRQQFQSLMCMITASKNSPDVLDVGKDYGLVIPPGGKRPNGWAYRFPSTNTTVLYYWSSTLCDLEPLDILNPQTEYAMHLDRPPAFLRDFLDRIDVLVLNSGHHWNRGKLKANKWIMYVGGKPNTNRRIADMGSAKNFTIHSTLKWLNSQLPTHPHLKAFYRSISPRHFVNGDWNSGGSCNNTIPMSIGKEVLQEESTDQSAASAVKGTRIALLDITALSQVRDEGHISRFSITASPGVQDCLHWCLPGVPDTWNEILFALI, from the exons ATGCGCCTCAG GATGAAGGGAACCCCTTACAAAATGAGGTGGAGGGCTAAAGAACTCTCTCTGGCTCTCATTATTCTTGTATGTacaactatttttattttgacaTGGGACAGAAGTCCAACACTTACTTCAACCCTGCCATCAAAAAATCAGTTGCAGCTCTCTCCAG AATATAGGGATAAAACTGTACCAGTAGATCCCAAAACACATGTGAAAGAAGATATTTCTACATTGACACGGGGTGAAGCAGTAAATAACAAAGAGGGACAACATGTTGATAAGACACATTCTACCAATACTGACAAAAGTTCTTCAGACTTTGAAGAAGTTACTATTCAGAAGAAAG CAGCAAAACACAAACACAGTCCCAAAAGAGAAGAAACTAATGTTATTGAAAGCGGATCAGACTCAAAACTGATAGCAGAAACAAACAATGTAATTTTAAGAGGAAACACTTcagaacaagaagaaaaaagtGTGGACCATCAAG CCTGTGATTACAGAAAAGGGAAATGGGTTATAGATGATAGGCGACCTTTGTATTCCGGGCATGGTTGTAAACAGTGGCTAGCATCAATGTGGGCTTGTCGTATGATGCAGCGTCAAGATTTTGCCTTTGAGAAGCTAAGATGGCAACCAAAAGACTGTGAAATGGAAGAATTTGAAGGGTCGAAGTTCTTAAAAAG GATGAAAGACAAAACCCTAGCTTTTGTTGGAGATTCATTAGGTAGGCAGCAGTTTCAGTCTCTAATGTGCATGATCACAGCCAGTAAGAATAGCCCAGATGTCCTCGATGTCGGCAAGGATTATGGACTTGTCATACCACCTGGTGGTAAACGTCCTAACGGTTGGGCTTATCGATTTCCCAGCACTAACACTACTGTCCTTTACTATTGGTCTTCCACCCTCTGTGATTTGGAACCTCTCGATATCCTGAACCCACAAACAGAATACGCAATGCATCTTGATCGACCTCCTGCATTTTTACGTGACTTTCTCGACAGAATTGATGTCTTGGTTCTAAATTCGGGGCATCACTGGAATCGAGGGAAACTTAAGGCTAACAAGTGGATCATGTACGTCGGGGGCAAACCCAACACCAACAGGAGGATAGCCGACATGGGAAGTGCCAAGAACTTCACAATCCACAGCACTCTTAAATGGTTAAACTCTCAACTCCCGACACATCCTCATCTAAAAGCCTTTTATCGGAGCATCTCCCCTCGGCACTTCGTAAATGGGGACTGGAACAGTGGAGGGAGCTGTAACAACACTATTCCAATGTCCATCGGTAAAGAAGTATTACAAGAAGAGTCTACTGATCAAAGTGCTGCCAGTGCTGTGAAGGGGACAAGGATTGCACTTCTCGACATAACAGCATTGTCTCAGGTAAGAGACGAGGGTCACATATCTCGGTTCAGTATTACGGCATCACCCGGTGTCCAAGATTGCTTACATTGGTGTTTGCCCGGTGTACCCGACACATGGAACGAGATCCTCTTTGCGCTAATTTAG
- the LOC107932248 gene encoding protein trichome birefringence-like 16 isoform X1 → MRLRMKGTPYKMRWRAKELSLALIILVCTTIFILTWDRSPTLTSTLPSKNQLQLSPEYRDKTVPVDPKTHVKEDISTLTRGEAVNNKEGQHVDKTHSTNTDKSSSDFEEVTIQKKEAAAKHKHSPKREETNVIESGSDSKLIAETNNVILRGNTSEQEEKSVDHQACDYRKGKWVIDDRRPLYSGHGCKQWLASMWACRMMQRQDFAFEKLRWQPKDCEMEEFEGSKFLKRMKDKTLAFVGDSLGRQQFQSLMCMITASKNSPDVLDVGKDYGLVIPPGGKRPNGWAYRFPSTNTTVLYYWSSTLCDLEPLDILNPQTEYAMHLDRPPAFLRDFLDRIDVLVLNSGHHWNRGKLKANKWIMYVGGKPNTNRRIADMGSAKNFTIHSTLKWLNSQLPTHPHLKAFYRSISPRHFVNGDWNSGGSCNNTIPMSIGKEVLQEESTDQSAASAVKGTRIALLDITALSQVRDEGHISRFSITASPGVQDCLHWCLPGVPDTWNEILFALI, encoded by the exons ATGCGCCTCAG GATGAAGGGAACCCCTTACAAAATGAGGTGGAGGGCTAAAGAACTCTCTCTGGCTCTCATTATTCTTGTATGTacaactatttttattttgacaTGGGACAGAAGTCCAACACTTACTTCAACCCTGCCATCAAAAAATCAGTTGCAGCTCTCTCCAG AATATAGGGATAAAACTGTACCAGTAGATCCCAAAACACATGTGAAAGAAGATATTTCTACATTGACACGGGGTGAAGCAGTAAATAACAAAGAGGGACAACATGTTGATAAGACACATTCTACCAATACTGACAAAAGTTCTTCAGACTTTGAAGAAGTTACTATTCAGAAGAAAG AAGCAGCAGCAAAACACAAACACAGTCCCAAAAGAGAAGAAACTAATGTTATTGAAAGCGGATCAGACTCAAAACTGATAGCAGAAACAAACAATGTAATTTTAAGAGGAAACACTTcagaacaagaagaaaaaagtGTGGACCATCAAG CCTGTGATTACAGAAAAGGGAAATGGGTTATAGATGATAGGCGACCTTTGTATTCCGGGCATGGTTGTAAACAGTGGCTAGCATCAATGTGGGCTTGTCGTATGATGCAGCGTCAAGATTTTGCCTTTGAGAAGCTAAGATGGCAACCAAAAGACTGTGAAATGGAAGAATTTGAAGGGTCGAAGTTCTTAAAAAG GATGAAAGACAAAACCCTAGCTTTTGTTGGAGATTCATTAGGTAGGCAGCAGTTTCAGTCTCTAATGTGCATGATCACAGCCAGTAAGAATAGCCCAGATGTCCTCGATGTCGGCAAGGATTATGGACTTGTCATACCACCTGGTGGTAAACGTCCTAACGGTTGGGCTTATCGATTTCCCAGCACTAACACTACTGTCCTTTACTATTGGTCTTCCACCCTCTGTGATTTGGAACCTCTCGATATCCTGAACCCACAAACAGAATACGCAATGCATCTTGATCGACCTCCTGCATTTTTACGTGACTTTCTCGACAGAATTGATGTCTTGGTTCTAAATTCGGGGCATCACTGGAATCGAGGGAAACTTAAGGCTAACAAGTGGATCATGTACGTCGGGGGCAAACCCAACACCAACAGGAGGATAGCCGACATGGGAAGTGCCAAGAACTTCACAATCCACAGCACTCTTAAATGGTTAAACTCTCAACTCCCGACACATCCTCATCTAAAAGCCTTTTATCGGAGCATCTCCCCTCGGCACTTCGTAAATGGGGACTGGAACAGTGGAGGGAGCTGTAACAACACTATTCCAATGTCCATCGGTAAAGAAGTATTACAAGAAGAGTCTACTGATCAAAGTGCTGCCAGTGCTGTGAAGGGGACAAGGATTGCACTTCTCGACATAACAGCATTGTCTCAGGTAAGAGACGAGGGTCACATATCTCGGTTCAGTATTACGGCATCACCCGGTGTCCAAGATTGCTTACATTGGTGTTTGCCCGGTGTACCCGACACATGGAACGAGATCCTCTTTGCGCTAATTTAG
- the LOC107932248 gene encoding protein trichome birefringence-like 16 isoform X3: MKGTPYKMRWRAKELSLALIILVCTTIFILTWDRSPTLTSTLPSKNQLQLSPEYRDKTVPVDPKTHVKEDISTLTRGEAVNNKEGQHVDKTHSTNTDKSSSDFEEVTIQKKEAAAKHKHSPKREETNVIESGSDSKLIAETNNVILRGNTSEQEEKSVDHQACDYRKGKWVIDDRRPLYSGHGCKQWLASMWACRMMQRQDFAFEKLRWQPKDCEMEEFEGSKFLKRMKDKTLAFVGDSLGRQQFQSLMCMITASKNSPDVLDVGKDYGLVIPPGGKRPNGWAYRFPSTNTTVLYYWSSTLCDLEPLDILNPQTEYAMHLDRPPAFLRDFLDRIDVLVLNSGHHWNRGKLKANKWIMYVGGKPNTNRRIADMGSAKNFTIHSTLKWLNSQLPTHPHLKAFYRSISPRHFVNGDWNSGGSCNNTIPMSIGKEVLQEESTDQSAASAVKGTRIALLDITALSQVRDEGHISRFSITASPGVQDCLHWCLPGVPDTWNEILFALI, from the exons ATGAAGGGAACCCCTTACAAAATGAGGTGGAGGGCTAAAGAACTCTCTCTGGCTCTCATTATTCTTGTATGTacaactatttttattttgacaTGGGACAGAAGTCCAACACTTACTTCAACCCTGCCATCAAAAAATCAGTTGCAGCTCTCTCCAG AATATAGGGATAAAACTGTACCAGTAGATCCCAAAACACATGTGAAAGAAGATATTTCTACATTGACACGGGGTGAAGCAGTAAATAACAAAGAGGGACAACATGTTGATAAGACACATTCTACCAATACTGACAAAAGTTCTTCAGACTTTGAAGAAGTTACTATTCAGAAGAAAG AAGCAGCAGCAAAACACAAACACAGTCCCAAAAGAGAAGAAACTAATGTTATTGAAAGCGGATCAGACTCAAAACTGATAGCAGAAACAAACAATGTAATTTTAAGAGGAAACACTTcagaacaagaagaaaaaagtGTGGACCATCAAG CCTGTGATTACAGAAAAGGGAAATGGGTTATAGATGATAGGCGACCTTTGTATTCCGGGCATGGTTGTAAACAGTGGCTAGCATCAATGTGGGCTTGTCGTATGATGCAGCGTCAAGATTTTGCCTTTGAGAAGCTAAGATGGCAACCAAAAGACTGTGAAATGGAAGAATTTGAAGGGTCGAAGTTCTTAAAAAG GATGAAAGACAAAACCCTAGCTTTTGTTGGAGATTCATTAGGTAGGCAGCAGTTTCAGTCTCTAATGTGCATGATCACAGCCAGTAAGAATAGCCCAGATGTCCTCGATGTCGGCAAGGATTATGGACTTGTCATACCACCTGGTGGTAAACGTCCTAACGGTTGGGCTTATCGATTTCCCAGCACTAACACTACTGTCCTTTACTATTGGTCTTCCACCCTCTGTGATTTGGAACCTCTCGATATCCTGAACCCACAAACAGAATACGCAATGCATCTTGATCGACCTCCTGCATTTTTACGTGACTTTCTCGACAGAATTGATGTCTTGGTTCTAAATTCGGGGCATCACTGGAATCGAGGGAAACTTAAGGCTAACAAGTGGATCATGTACGTCGGGGGCAAACCCAACACCAACAGGAGGATAGCCGACATGGGAAGTGCCAAGAACTTCACAATCCACAGCACTCTTAAATGGTTAAACTCTCAACTCCCGACACATCCTCATCTAAAAGCCTTTTATCGGAGCATCTCCCCTCGGCACTTCGTAAATGGGGACTGGAACAGTGGAGGGAGCTGTAACAACACTATTCCAATGTCCATCGGTAAAGAAGTATTACAAGAAGAGTCTACTGATCAAAGTGCTGCCAGTGCTGTGAAGGGGACAAGGATTGCACTTCTCGACATAACAGCATTGTCTCAGGTAAGAGACGAGGGTCACATATCTCGGTTCAGTATTACGGCATCACCCGGTGTCCAAGATTGCTTACATTGGTGTTTGCCCGGTGTACCCGACACATGGAACGAGATCCTCTTTGCGCTAATTTAG